GTGAAAACCATAAAATTGAAATTACTGCCAAAACCCTGAactcgagtttttccgccaaaaccgtaataTTGAGTTTTCCGCCAAGACCATAAAATcgagtttcccgccaaaaccgcaaaattgagttttcccgccaaaatcgtaacATTGAGTTTTTCccccaaaactgcaaaatcgtgttttctcgtgaaaaccgtaaaattgaatttactgcaaaaatcgtaaaattgagtttgcccgccaaaaccgtaaaattaatttttcccgccaaaaccgcaaactTGAAATTTcctgccaaaatcgcaaaatcagtttttttccgccaaaagcgcaaaatcgtgttttcccgccaaaactgcaatattgtattttccggccaaaacctTTATACTATGTTTTCTTggcaaaaccgtaaaattgagtttttccacTAAAACCGAAAATTgaattttctcgccaaaaccgcaaaattgtCTTTTTTCACCAAAACTGCAATATTGTATTTTCCGGCCAAAACTGTAATATTGTGTTTTCTTGCCAGAACCATACAATTGTATTTCCACTAAAACAGAACATCTTGTTTTCCTggaaaaatgttaaaagtagTTTTCGCactaaaatcacaaaattatcTTCTctgctaaaataataaaattgtttttaacaCCAAAACCATATAATTGTATTTATCAAAAGTCTAagtattctttttgttttcagccCCAAAGTAATATTTTTACTTAGTAACCATTTAagctataaaattattgttcatGAGTTAACCATTAAAACCATTAAATCATTAACTTAAATGGATTGGTTAAAACCATAACCCATATAAGCTTAAAAccatttggatatggtttggtttgggttggtTTACCCATTTTGACACCCGTAGGTACATGCTAGAACTTGATCCGCACGCCTGTAcggatattaatttttattttttttataaactgtttagtgacattttaaaattataggttatttagatatttttatattcctAAAAATACACCTAAACTCGAAAGAATCCAACTCGAACCCTATccgaaaatttataatacccgaacatagtttaatttaaaaatctaaaaactctATACCCGTAAGAACCGATTTATATCTGAAAGCTATGTTGCACCGGGACGGATACGGGGGCAGATATGGGGACAGGGGCAGGGACGGAAAACGGCTAAACCTAAAATTTATGGATACAGGTACGGCATGGATACGTctatacatttaaatatatatatatatatatatatatatatatatatatatatatatatatatatatatatatatatataaatattaaaaccaaAGCGTAAttctcatataaaataaaacaccatgataacattttaaataaaataaaacattactataatatcttaagtaaaataaaaaacaaactaaTCATCCATCAATCCATTCTCCAATTTTCGTTCATCTAGTGAAAGACTTGCAAACTCCAAATATCTCATATCTTCCATAGAATCAAAATCATCTCCACCAACATCCCACATCTTTGTCTTTTCTTCTTCGTATTGCTTGGAGTTCCTTGATAAGAAACGTAAATTGTTGTGGATGAAAACTAGATCTTTAGCACGACTTGGATTTAACTTATTCCGTCTAAGTGAATGAATGAATGAGTAAGTACTCCAGTTACGCTCATAACATGAAGATGAACTAAGCTGTCCAAGCAACTTAAAAGCCAAAGTCTGTAGGAAAGGAGTTTGAGCACCAAAGTTAGCCCACCATTTCTTGGGTTCCATAGTAAACATCATCGAAATGCATGTTAAATCCTCAAAAGGACCAGTTCTCATGGAGAATAAAGCATATTCATCCATAACCTTAAGATGATCTTCAATACTCGGAAACAATCTTCTAAAACACTTCATTCTCTCACTTGAGACTTCTAGATCTCTATGTAGACCAAGTCTTGTAGAATCTTCACTTAGCTATTCATCACTATAAAATCTACAATGAAAAAATATGTCTTATATGAGGcaatgaaacaaaaagaaaaaaatataatttaaaatcaattaccTTGGATTTAAAGAGTGAGCTAGACAATGCAGAGTAGTGTTGTTTTTTGCCCAACGATCTACTAAAATCTCATGAACAACCGTGTAGAAAGGGCTAACTTCAATCACTGGACGTTTCTCTTTCTTATAGATCTCAGACTTCACCTTCTCAATCATGGAATCCCACATCTCATATACTAAATGAAGACATGGTTTGTCAGTGTCACAAAACCTTAGCATCTCATATATTGGTCTTGTGTAATCAATAATGTATGACACTTGCTCCCACCAATCATCACTAAGAATCTTGCCCTTCACAAAAGTTGCTTTCCCCACATCATCTTCTATATAAGTAGACCACTCCTCACTTATGACCATAGCTTCAAGGCCTCTTTTGACAAGCTTCAATCATTTAAGCATCACAAAGGCAAAACATGTATCAGCAACTGCAAGCAATTTAAGAGGAGATAATTTACTAAAGATGGCTAGTCTCATGTTGTGGTTCATGATGAATGTTTAATTGCAAGTGCATCTCCATGAACATCAGTTATCCAATTGCATTCTTCATATGTTGAAGCATTCTTCTCCACATTCTTTGCTGCACAAATGTTCTTCAAAGCAAGATTGAGGGTGTGAACCACACATGGTGTCCAATAAATATGAGGAAACGTACTCTCAATAATCTCTCCAGCAGCCTTACAATTTGCTGCATAATCAGTGATGATTTGCACAACGTTTTGATGACCCACTTCATTGATAACCTCTTTCATCTGACCAGAGATGAAGAATCTATCTTTCACTTTTCCAAAACAGTTCACAGCCTTGGAGAATATAGGACCACTTCAAGAAGTAGCAATGAAATTAATCAAAGGTTTTCTAGTAGGATCGCTCCAACCATTTGACACAATCGCCACCCCTCTTTCTTTCCATGTTGACTTAAATGGAACCAATAATCTTTCAACATTGTTTCTCTCTTTCTGAAGCAGCGTAGTTCTAAGCTTATTGTAACTAGGAGGCACATAACCATCAATCTTGTTTTCAGCAGCAAACTGGTAAGACCTATGATAATGTGGGTTTCTTGCAAGGTTAAACGACACACCTCCACTATAGAACATTCTTGCAATTTCTTGATCTAGTTGATCCCTGACTTCAATACCAAATGATCTAGCAATTGCAGAATCAGCAGACTTTCTTTTCTTTGAAGCAGGATTCGTTTCATTTTTTTCACAAGGCAAAGGAAGTGCTCGAGAACCACTctcgtttttcttcttctcaaactCATCTTCCAACTTCTGCATGTCAGCTTTTTGACTCCTTGTTGCTTTCTTACATATAACAATACCTTGGTTTTTAATTCCAAGTAGATGAACTCTAATTCTGGAATACGAGCCTTGTCGATCTTCGTTGCAAATATTGCACTTAAATTTCCAAGTGCCTCCTTTTGCTCCTGATTTCTCTAATTTAGTTACGTAGTTCCATAATGGAGCTTCTTCTGAAGCATTGTCAACATTACCACTTGCTCCTTGAGATGTCATAACCTGGAAAAAAACTGTGAGAAGCTTGTATACAGAAAACCtaaacaacacacacacacgtaAGAAACTTGAGAAGCATTAAGCATATAATTGGCTGGAAAAcatgaaacaaaccaaaaaatagAGTTTGTTTTCTTGTCTAATACTCTTCTTAGCTTTTacgtacaaaaaaaaacacatacgtacaagaaacaaaagaaatactATCTAATCTTAATATTGTCTAAGACTTTCTTTTACGTGAGCattgaaaaaccaaaaccataGTTTGTGATAATATTTACTGTGTGTTCCTTAGATGTGAGAATTGACAAttgagaaagaagatgaaaagaataagaactTAATTAAGATTAAGAGAAGATGGATTAAGACTTTATAACCCTAATTGTTTTATACAAGacgtgtttcttttttttttcaattgttatcCAAATCAAAAAAAGTATGAAAAAGTAAATAATCATCTTTTACAAAATTATACCGACTATACATCAGAAACGTTTCCAATACCTAACCACGCTGTCCCCATAAACCTTTGCCGTCCCCACCTTCTCTGAAACGTTTCGGAAATGTCTCCACACTGTCCCCGCGCCGTACCCGTCCCCGAAACGCAGCTGGTACGTGAGAAGTCAATGATATGCCGTCCCCGTGCATCATAGTCCGAAAGTATACATTAATGCTCATGTCTAACTAATTATgtgaacaaataaaaataattttgttaaccGGGTTGAATTCTTTTTACTGATAgaacaatttcattaaaatgACACGTTAAATTAGTGTGGTTGATacgtaaaataaataacattgaattattatggtaaatacaattaatgtgGTAATGTGAAAAGggaatgtaaaatatataataaaacaatcaaaagaaaataataaatgaagtggttagaataagtaaaaataaaaaaataaaatcggtAGAACCCCACTTAAAAATAGTCAAGTATTATTttgtacttcaattttaatagaatagactagattttgatccgcacgTCTGtgatgatatttttttcattttatatatgcatttgatattattacaatGCATCATGATGCTGCTTTGTAAGCAAAACTGATCCGCAAAATAATTCGTGAACcagatattttttcattttataaatgcatTTGATATTATTCCAGTCATTGATCATCCTTTGATTCACTGCTACATGATctctcttaaaatattttcttttgctaCGAGATGCATGTTCCTCCTCTATATTTTTTATACGCTCTCTAAACTGGTTTACAATATACCTCTCTTTGATCTCAGACTGCTTTTTGTAGGCTTCGATATCAAAAGGGAATTCCGATGGATCCATTGATTTTTTAGTAAgattaaatttgtgtttttggTTATGTGAAAaaatgagtttctatttataaaGAGACGTTACCCTTTGATTTGCATAAAGATACGTTGCCCCTTTATTTGCACCAATGGTCACAGATTGCATCGAGACATTTATTaaagtagaaaataaaaaaatacatgattaaagcagaaaaaataaataacattaataaaGCATAAAAATCATAAAGAGACATTACCCCCTTGATTTGCACCAACGGTCACAGACTGCATTGACACACTTATTAAAGTAGAAGAAACAATATAcatgattaaataaaaaaaaacatacatattaaagcataaaaaaatcaaacagtAATTTGAGTCACTTGCATCACTCTCGTGGAATCTCTTAGACCCACTACTTCCCGAACCTGTTTTTCCTCCTACTTGACTACCATAGCGTGGTTGATCACGGACAGCGAGCCATTCTGACAATAAATTGAAATGACCATTCTTACCACTTGACTATAGTTCGTGCACTTTAGCTAAAACATCATTCTCTGACCACCCACTCTGCTGCATAGGTTTAGCATTATCATAATCACCAATCCATTTGCCCAATATTTTGTTCATGTAGTTGTAATGATTCATGCACGAACCTCCATCATGAGGAAGATCGAATGAGCAATGTTTGTTACAGTACTCAGCAGTTTGTCCCCAATATGACTCACTTTTTGGTTTCTGCCAACAATGTTGTCTGTTTCATATTTAATCCATCCACCTAGCAACACCAAATTTTATGCAGTAGTCCATTTGGGGCTTTTCCGGCGAGTAGGAAGCGGATCCTCTGCATTGAGAGTGACCCGCTTATGCCTCCAGGAGTTGTTTGTGTAAAAAATTCAGGAAATTTAATTGTTCCAacgtttaaaatattttcattaccCATGGAAGGAGAAGAATAAAAAAAGGTGGTGGAAATGAATATGGCATCATTGATCCATATTATGGACGATAGTTTGGAACATAAGCCATAGAAAAAATTGGTATATTTTGGGGTTGGTTGAAAGCTGAATTTTGAAATTGGTAATTGTTGAGATTTTGATAATTGAGAGGATAATTtgtggagttttgagtattaaAAAGGTTATTGTTTTGATCCATTATTGACACAAAAGAgaatatagaaatattatagtcaaaaactgatttttttctctatgtCTAAACCTAATGAACCAAGactctatttatagagtatgaaagttatgaattttgatatatttttatataaaataatattatttaaaataaaataattgatctCAAAAATTTGGAtgagataaaaatatatgaaatctGAACAGCTAATAGTATGGTGACACTTGCACCAATCGGATTTATtgtttttaagcaaaaaaaaaatacaatgtgGACAACTTTTCTCATTTTGTATGGCTGAGAATAAGCCAAAGTTACTCTTGTAGGTTCCACATTGCTTCTTTCAACCGGTTGAATGAATTCAACAAAATGTAATCCACGTCACTTTCCTCAATTATTCAACAGCCTCAATGTGGCTATTCAACTgttgaaataatttttcaacAAGTCCATTGCACGTAGTTTACTTATATGACTCcaaattgatgataaaaaagTGATATTGAAAGAATCCACTATTCTAATGTTGTATAAAACTTGATGTGTTGTATGATGTACATTTGACCTGATATGTATTATGTGGTTAGTTTTCTTAGTCATTCCAAATTAAGTTCGAGAAATAAGTCAATAACACACTAAAGGGCAATGAAGACGATCTTTAAATACTTGAAGGGGACTATAAACTATTCTTTGTGTTgtcaagaaaattatttatcttaacAAAGTATACATATGCCAACTAGGCTAATAATATTGATGAGCATATACAACTTTatgattttatggttttagcaaaaaatgtaattttacatttttacagAAAAACGTGATTTTTCTGTGTTGgtagaaaatgtatttttacagtttggcgagaaaatatgattttacgGTGTTCGtgaaaactaaattttataattttggcggaaaaacgcaatttttagtttttatggaAAAATACAATTTCTCGATTacaatattgtattataattataataactagtttaattaattttatatttatattagagGTATTTAAAATCTTTTGAATTTTAAGATGAAAATGTAACATCCaaactctatatttttttcatttcaaatatCTAAATATTCTAGATATTATAGATTTGGCATCTAGATATTGCATATAGATGATGATGCAATATTGTCCAAACGAGAATCATCTGAATATTAACATTCAGATGAAGCATTTGGATACAAAAACAAACATGTCATAAATTACAAATTTTAGGAGTATTCTTATACTAAATTTAAATGATTCAAAGAAATTTTGAACTGATTTTAGGGTGATTATAAAATTTGTGataaatacattaatattttattaatttagaatttttctGCATACAAGACTGAAGGTTTTGTTACTGCTAGTGAAAATCCTTAAATTTCAAATCttattttcatgtattattcATTTGTCCTTTTATGCAAACCCATTCGACTAGTGTAGGGTTTGTGGATCAATCCGCCCTTCCACagatcaatttattttttttgattcaAAAATTTAATCCACATAATCCGCAAACAAAAAATCTTACATCCGTACCCGCTTTGCCAAAATCCACGGGCAATCCACCGGATCCGCTGGTAAATTagttatatcaaaaataatatttttaattatatattaatcatgtttttaaaaataatatgaaaataaaatatttataatattttatctacttttacgacaaaaattcttgtacattttgtttttaaattgttGGCGGGTATATGCAACTCATATTTGGCTGATCCACATTCGTCCCGTTTAAAATAATCTCAACTCACAcccgcaatttttttttttttaaagtggtTGATCTATCCTGCAGCGGATCAAACAGGGCGGAACCAGCGGGTTTCGATCCCAGCTCTACATTCGACAACCGACGAGATACCAACAACAAGAATTTGAAATTCCTACCCAAATAAAGGCTTTGATTGGAAACTTTGCGGATTGGTGGAATCACTTTTTAAACGCGATTACACAAGTATTTTGCCAATCAAGAAAAATCGCGAAATGAAAAAAATCGCAAAATTCAAAGGAAATTTTCATTAAGTGTTTAGTTGATTATTTAGAAAAGAAacacttttatattattaaattgtaTGATACACCAtttccaaattttaaataaataacaataaatattttaatgatgaaaCTATACtagaatttgttttataatattataagatatcAATCTATTATTAAAGTTTATTGAAAATAAGTTAAATGTTTATAatagggcaattctctcaaatagctatttttaagtttttgtcacaaaaataacttccaataaaaaaaatgaccaaaatagctcttttttatttgtaaatttcaatatttagtttttatttttttaaatttgaaaacctAACCTCAAAATCTCACTCCTTGACTCTAAATCtcaagtttagattagttaactctagggtataaatgtattttactttttaataaaacttattttagtcatttttttcattgagggttatttttgtaacaaaaactttaaaaaaatttctttattataATAAGTACTAACatgtttaaaagaaaagtagtatagtattttaatattttaagttattttcacattttgtagtaattagtttattttgtcttataataatgtaaatactatataaaatattttaatcaatctaataaatattatgcaaattttaaaatttgcctagcttaatttttttttttttttttttgcgacgATATCCAATCGGAGCCAAAGAATGACACTTGAACCGTTATTTCTTgggaaaattacatgtttatcacttttatagtaccacttttcatttttaccaccactaaaaagacattttcaaaaatacatgcttcattaagtggtaaaaaactcttatgcccttgttagttatatatataataaattattatttaaattaaagaagataaaaaaaaaattaaaaaaataaaaaataaaaaataatttttttaaatgttttcgaattatactttttcaaattcgaacttttttataattttttttttgaaattcttttttttcgaatttttttttttaaatttctttttgataaacgaaaattatgattgaaactattttttaaaaatttttatatattttttaagtatttatttatatatttattagaatcctaaatttcaatttccaaaaaccctaccccattcctcaactctaaaccctaagtctagatattAGTTAATCTTAAAAGTATAATTATCTTTTACCCTctattaaaagtgagggtataagtgattagtgtaaacacgaaatatggtactatgaatgtgatatttgtggcaatttcccgtATTTCTTCCGGAGTTTGTTAAACTACATCATCAATTCCTGTGCCTCAAATCTCAAGCCACCCACCCACCAAAAATACGAATTTACAAATTTACCCCCAAAAGAAAGTCAAATTACACATCAGCGTCGTTGCTTCCCCTCGGCAAATCGCCATTATCGCGTCCTCTGACCTCTCGCCGTCTGTTTGGAACCGACGTTTCCACCCTGTGACCATTCCGTCACCGATCTCCGAGATCTGACTCTCAACTTCTTACACGGAAGCaagaattgtttttatttatctagtCAGGAGCAGCAACAATGGGATCGTCTCCAGAGATCATCGACATCGCTACCAGTGCTCGGAGAATAGGCGTAGACAATCGTATCTCTCTCAAATTCTACTTCAGAATCGCAGATAACATCCTCAAACAGGTCTCGCCTCCCTCCTCCACTTTAATTCTGAGCTGTGTCttttgatttagggtttcattAGCTTCTTGAATCATATGTAGGCTAACATATTTCGAGCTGAGAAGAATATAATTGACTTATACGTCATGCTTCTGCGTTACTCGAGGTGAGGGAAGCTGAACCTTTGACACTGTTTTTGCAGAAATTAACTATGTTTCGTTTATTATCACTAGCTTGGCTCTCGAGACTATTCCCTCCCATCGTGATTACAGAACATCTCTTAAAAGCAACAAAGAGTATTTGAGAATGGTAAAATGGAAACTTTATATGTATATCGTTATGATGATCCTCCCCACTGTTAATTGTTTgatgtgagttttttttttgtctgttgTAGAGACTATTGGATGTCTTGGCTGAGCTGGAGAAGTTGAAACCAGTTGTACGGCAGAGGATTGAAGAACTCAATCCCAAGCCTTTACCTCGGTATAATGTGCAGACTCTTCCATCAAATGGTTCTCAACGCTGGTCTTCCCCTGTAAAACCATCGTTAAGTAGCTATGATCATACAAAGGTGTGCTTAAATGCTTTGCTTTTGGTTAGTTAAAGCCGCAGTAGATAAGCATTCTCTGCTCTATTTTTTACTTCTGTTGTTCGGCATAGGTGATAAATCCTTCTGGACATAATTTTGGCTACATGGGTTCCAGGGGTCAGCAATTCTTGAACGCTGCGCCACTTGAAGAGCGTTTTCGTAATATGTAAGTCATCTGTTTTTAGTTCTTGACGCTCTTCTCAATGGAAGTCTAAGTTGTATCTCTTACACTCTGTTCCTGGTCTCATAGTTTTTTATTAATTGCACAATTTTCTAGGTCAGTGAACTTAATCCGGCCTACAGAAGAAACCCTTTCCAAGCATTCTATCT
The sequence above is drawn from the Brassica napus cultivar Da-Ae chromosome A8, Da-Ae, whole genome shotgun sequence genome and encodes:
- the LOC111200150 gene encoding uncharacterized protein LOC111200150, giving the protein MTSQGASGNVDNASEEAPLWNYVTKLEKSGAKGGTWKFKCNICNEDRQGSYSRIRVHLLGIKNQGIVICKKATRSQKADMQKLEDEFEKKKNESGSRALPLPCEKNETNPASKKRKSADSAIARSFGIEVRDQLDQEIARMFYSGGVSFNLARNPHYHRSYQFAAENKIDGYVPPSYNKLRTTLLQKERNNVERLLVPFKSTWKERGVAIVGPIFSKAVNCFGKVKDRFFISGQMKEVINEVGHQNVVQIITDYAANCKAAGEIIESTFPHIYWTPCVVHTLNLALKNICAAKNVEKNASTYEECNWITDLVKRGLEAMVISEEWSTYIEDDVGKATFVKGKILSDDWWEQVSYIIDYTRPIYEMLRFCDTDKPCLHLVYEMWDSMIEKVKSEIYKKEKRPVIEVSPFYTVVHEILVDRWAKNNTTLHCLAHSLNPRDLEVSSERMKCFRRLFPSIEDHLKVMDEYALFSMRTGPFEDLTCISMMFTMEPKKWWANFGAQTPFLQTLAFKLLGQLSSSSCYERNWSTYSFIHSLRRNKLNPSRAKDLVFIHNNLRFLSRNSKQYEEEKTKMWDVGGDDFDSMEDMRYLEFASLSLDERKLENGLMDD